A single genomic interval of Geotrypetes seraphini chromosome 1, aGeoSer1.1, whole genome shotgun sequence harbors:
- the LOC117366148 gene encoding all-trans-retinol dehydrogenase [NAD(+)] ADH4-like, which yields MSTAGKVIKCKAAIAWEAGKPFSIEEVEVAPPKEHEVRIHIIATGVCRTDAHAVSTHFKEGLFPVILGHEGAGIVESVGPGVTKVKQGDKVIPLYIPQCGKCKFCLNPKTNLCQKISKIKTAISDQDLMADNTSRFTCKGKQIYHFMGTSTFSEYTVAAETSIAKIDDSAPLDKVCLIGCGFSTGYGAAINTAKVEPGSTCAVFGLGGVGLSAVMGCKAAGASRIIGIDINKDKFPKAEELGATECISPKDYNKPIQQVIAELTNGGVDFSIECIGNIDVMKAALECTTVGWGTCAIVGVALEDRGIPVDPFMLLMGRTLRATFFGGWKSVDCVPKLVSDYMAKKFKLDELVTYTLSFEKINEAFDLMKEGKSIRTVLIYQEHR from the exons ATGAGCACTGCTGGCAAA GTTATTAAATGCAAGGCAGCCATTGCCTGGGAAGCAGGAAAGCCGTTTTCTATTGAGGAAGTGGAGGTTGCTCCCCCTAAGGAACATGAAGTCCGCATCCAT ATTATTGCAACTGGGGTGTGCCGTACCGATGCCCATGCAGTTAGCACCCATTTTAAGGAGGGCCTGTTTCCAGTCATTTTGGGGCATGAAGGTGCTGGAATTGTGGAGAGCGTTGGACCGGGAGTAACTAAAGTTAAACAAG GTGATAAAGTTATCCCGCTCTACATTCCTCAATGTGGCAAGTGCAAGTTCTGTTTGAATCCGAAGACTAATCTTTGTCAAAAGATCAG CAAAATTAAAACTGCTATTTCAGATCAAGATCTGATGGCAGACAATACCAGTAGGTTTACCTGCAAAGGGAAGCAGATTTACCACTTCATGGGGACCAGCACCTTTTCTGAATATACTGTTGCAGCTGAGACCTCCATTGCCAAAATTGATGATTCTGCTCCTCTAGATAAAGTTTGTCTGATTGGATGTGGATTTTCCACTGGATATGGGGCTGCCATCAATACTGCCaag GTTGAACCGGGTTCTACCTGTGCAGTTTTTGGATTGGGTGGCGTTGGTCTTTCGGCCGTCATGGGCTGTAAAGCTGCAGGTGCTAGTCGGATCATTGGAATTGACATCAACAAAGACAAATTTCCAAAAGCAGAAGAGTTGGGCGCCACAGAATGCATCAGTCCTAAAGACTACAATAAGCCTATACAGCAGGTCATTGCTGAACTGACCAATGGTGGTGTGGACTTCTCCATCGAGTGCATCGGCAATATTGATGtcatg AAAGCAGCTCTGGAGTGTACCACTGTAGGCTGGGGGACATGTGCAATTGTGGGAGTGGCTTTGGAAGATCGGGGCATTCCTGTTGATCCTTTCATGCTGTTAATGGGACGTACTTTAAGAGCCACTTTCTTTGGCG GTTGGAAGAGTGTTGATTGTGTACCAAAGCTGGTCTCTGATTATATGGCAAagaaattcaagctggatgaacTGGTGACCTATACTTTATCCTTTGAAAAAATCAATGAAGCTTTTGATCTTATGAAAGAGGGGAAGAG CATCCGAACTGTCTTGATTTATCAAGAACACAGATGA